Proteins encoded within one genomic window of Acinetobacter sp. WCHA55:
- a CDS encoding helix-turn-helix domain-containing protein, whose translation MNSPAVLQHVSQNVRHYRSLKGLSQQQLADLAGLSRRMIAGVESGQDNISLAKLSLIADVLEVDFVQIIAAPEQQGQAVVNVLAWQGTQAHSEAKLMASAAATQKVELWTWVLAPNEHYSAEPDPEGWREMLYVMEGELTLDLAGDIKVLGVGESIVFSSAIEYQYINRGNVSLKFIRNAIY comes from the coding sequence ATGAACTCTCCTGCGGTGCTACAACACGTCAGTCAAAATGTGCGTCATTATCGAAGTTTAAAAGGCCTGAGTCAGCAGCAACTCGCTGATTTAGCTGGGTTAAGCCGTCGTATGATAGCTGGGGTTGAATCTGGGCAGGACAATATTAGTCTGGCAAAGCTCAGCTTGATAGCCGATGTGCTTGAGGTCGATTTTGTACAAATTATTGCTGCGCCTGAACAACAAGGGCAAGCGGTGGTAAACGTTTTGGCTTGGCAGGGCACACAAGCACACAGTGAAGCAAAATTAATGGCTTCAGCGGCAGCGACACAAAAAGTAGAGCTATGGACATGGGTACTTGCTCCAAATGAACACTATAGTGCTGAACCTGACCCAGAAGGCTGGCGTGAGATGCTCTATGTGATGGAGGGTGAACTAACTTTGGATTTGGCAGGCGACATAAAAGTCTTGGGTGTAGGAGAGTCGATCGTTTTTTCCAGTGCCATTGAATACCAATATATCAACCGTGGCAATGTATCGTTAAAGTTCATTCGTAATGCGATTTATTAA
- a CDS encoding DUF1294 domain-containing protein — MRDQGRLVEWFDEKGYGFIQPNDDSKDRVFLHIKDFARQGPRPILGCALEYNVIVDAQGRYRAQQVSYLKASQTQKSRTQKVSLKKTEPGQRWSPMQIASVVYIVVLALLVLLGRLSGLVLLFISLMNAASYWFYAQDKEAAQNGQRRVPENTLHLLSFLGGWPVAWLAQQKLRHKTQKQPFRKIYFCTIFFNILLILWLISPFNSLPI; from the coding sequence ATGCGTGACCAGGGACGACTCGTTGAATGGTTTGATGAAAAAGGCTATGGCTTTATTCAACCCAACGATGACAGTAAAGATCGCGTGTTTTTACATATCAAGGACTTTGCTCGGCAAGGTCCTCGTCCTATTTTAGGCTGTGCATTGGAATACAACGTGATTGTGGATGCGCAAGGACGTTATCGTGCACAGCAAGTCAGTTATTTAAAAGCATCACAAACCCAAAAGAGTCGTACCCAAAAAGTCTCCCTGAAAAAGACCGAGCCGGGTCAGCGCTGGAGTCCAATGCAAATTGCGTCGGTGGTGTACATTGTTGTTTTGGCACTGTTGGTGTTGCTGGGGCGTTTAAGTGGATTGGTGTTGCTCTTTATTAGTTTAATGAATGCAGCCAGTTATTGGTTCTATGCGCAAGATAAAGAAGCTGCACAAAATGGGCAGCGCCGTGTACCTGAAAATACATTGCATCTCCTTTCATTTTTAGGAGGGTGGCCTGTAGCATGGTTAGCACAGCAAAAGCTACGCCATAAAACACAAAAACAACCCTTTAGAAAGATTTACTTTTGTACAATATTTTTCAATATTCTTTTAATTTTATGGCTTATTTCTCCTTTTAATAGTTTGCCTATTTAA
- a CDS encoding DUF4870 family protein, whose product MNYSVDQDPNRSLTFILYILYIVAIFSAGILAIIALVINYVKRGAVRGSIFESHFTWQIRTFWWYLIWNVIAFVPFMFLFFTGENATAFAGVALGASTFCVAVIGLSWVWIVYRAIKGIIRLNDNEPMYQ is encoded by the coding sequence ATGAATTATTCAGTCGATCAAGATCCGAATCGTAGCCTGACCTTTATTCTTTATATTTTGTATATTGTTGCGATTTTTTCAGCAGGGATTTTAGCCATTATTGCTTTAGTGATTAATTATGTGAAGCGTGGTGCTGTGCGTGGTTCCATTTTTGAAAGCCATTTTACTTGGCAGATTCGCACCTTTTGGTGGTATTTGATTTGGAACGTGATTGCCTTTGTGCCATTTATGTTTTTATTCTTTACGGGTGAAAATGCGACCGCTTTCGCAGGTGTCGCACTTGGTGCTTCAACCTTCTGCGTGGCTGTGATTGGGTTGTCTTGGGTGTGGATTGTATATCGTGCTATTAAAGGCATTATTCGTTTAAATGACAATGAGCCGATGTATCAATAA
- a CDS encoding homoserine kinase, whose product MSVYTTLTSQEVQAFAAPYGLEVIDLIPIQGGIQNTNYFIVCENAVQYVLTVFEEMDEQGAGELVPVLEHLGQAGLAVPVPLSHSGKAIHSLKDKPAQIAPRMMGKHPMPATLEQAEAIAVAQAKMHVALQDFPLERAEYRDHDYWLAVALQMKPTLSEADQALLSKLLGLYDALSVVYPNRPKGFIHSDLFRDNTLFEGNQLKGILDFYELNKDEFLFDIAITLNDFCTEYPSVHLNEDKAIAFLNAYESIRPLTADEKSCLELYLAMAAARFWMMRLQVAQKNAEQGRTGDDILQKNPAEMRNMVIDRLKFVTA is encoded by the coding sequence ATGTCGGTTTATACCACTTTGACTTCACAGGAAGTTCAGGCGTTTGCAGCACCTTATGGACTTGAGGTAATCGATCTGATCCCAATTCAAGGCGGTATTCAAAATACGAACTATTTTATTGTGTGTGAAAATGCTGTTCAGTACGTATTGACTGTATTTGAAGAAATGGATGAACAGGGCGCAGGTGAGTTGGTTCCTGTACTTGAGCATTTAGGTCAGGCTGGTTTAGCGGTTCCTGTACCTTTAAGTCACTCAGGCAAAGCCATTCATAGTTTAAAAGATAAACCTGCGCAAATTGCCCCACGGATGATGGGCAAACACCCCATGCCTGCGACCCTTGAGCAAGCCGAGGCGATTGCGGTTGCACAAGCGAAAATGCATGTCGCACTGCAAGATTTTCCACTAGAGCGTGCAGAATACCGTGACCATGACTACTGGCTTGCTGTAGCGTTACAGATGAAACCGACATTAAGTGAGGCTGATCAAGCACTGCTGAGTAAGTTATTGGGTCTGTATGATGCATTATCGGTGGTTTATCCGAATCGTCCCAAGGGCTTCATCCATTCGGATTTATTCCGTGACAACACTTTATTCGAGGGCAATCAGCTTAAAGGCATTTTAGACTTCTATGAACTGAATAAAGATGAGTTCTTGTTTGATATTGCGATTACGTTAAATGACTTCTGTACCGAATATCCAAGTGTCCACTTAAATGAAGACAAGGCCATCGCATTTTTAAACGCTTATGAAAGCATTCGTCCTTTAACTGCCGATGAAAAATCTTGCCTAGAGCTGTATCTGGCAATGGCTGCTGCACGTTTTTGGATGATGCGTCTACAGGTGGCACAAAAAAATGCAGAACAAGGCCGTACGGGGGATGACATTTTGCAGAAAAATCCTGCCGAAATGCGTAATATGGTGATTGACCGCTTAAAATTTGTAACTGCTTAA
- a CDS encoding DUF805 domain-containing protein → MTQYVQESALNAAGRFGRFSYLAWNCLLAIVAVIIIGIFAVIFPTTFINMETGNFGGGMIFLAVIYIAIFYFTFVFTIRRLHDRNHTGWLSLLMLVPLANVILMLYLIFAPGDDRSNSYGSPRPTAGWETILAWIYILLFVVGILAAIALPSYQSYILRANQSQIEMQQQ, encoded by the coding sequence ATGACTCAATATGTACAAGAATCTGCGCTGAACGCCGCAGGTCGCTTCGGACGTTTTTCATATCTCGCATGGAACTGCCTCCTTGCCATCGTCGCTGTGATTATCATTGGTATTTTTGCCGTGATTTTTCCAACGACTTTCATCAACATGGAAACAGGCAACTTTGGTGGCGGCATGATTTTTCTTGCTGTGATTTATATAGCAATTTTCTATTTCACCTTCGTATTTACCATTCGTCGCCTACATGACCGCAACCATACGGGCTGGTTATCGCTGCTAATGCTGGTACCTCTTGCTAACGTGATCTTAATGCTTTACCTGATTTTTGCACCAGGTGATGATCGTAGCAATAGCTATGGTTCGCCACGCCCAACCGCAGGTTGGGAAACAATTCTAGCGTGGATTTATATCCTGCTATTTGTCGTTGGTATTTTAGCAGCAATTGCTTTGCCTTCTTATCAAAGCTATATACTGCGTGCCAATCAATCACAGATCGAAATGCAACAGCAATAA
- the hisF gene encoding imidazole glycerol phosphate synthase subunit HisF: protein MMLAKRIIPCLDVDNGRVVKGVQFLDIRDAGDPVEVARRYNEQGADEITFLDITATSNGRDTTYRTVERMAETVFVPLTVGGGVRKVEDIRLLLNAGADKVSINSAAVFNPEFVQEASQRFGAQCIVVAIDAKKTGENKWEIFTHGGRKPTGIDAIEWSVKMANFGAGELLITSMDADGTKAGYDLELMRQINDRVTIPTIASGGVGNLQHLADGILKGGADAVLAASIFHFGQHTIPEAKKYLAEQGIEMRL from the coding sequence ATTATGCTAGCTAAACGTATTATTCCTTGCCTCGACGTAGACAACGGTCGTGTAGTGAAAGGTGTTCAATTCCTTGATATTCGTGATGCAGGTGACCCAGTAGAAGTAGCACGCCGATATAACGAGCAAGGTGCTGATGAAATTACCTTCTTAGACATTACCGCAACTTCGAATGGCCGCGACACAACATACCGTACCGTTGAACGTATGGCTGAAACGGTTTTTGTTCCCTTAACCGTCGGTGGTGGGGTACGTAAAGTTGAAGACATTCGTCTCTTACTCAATGCTGGTGCAGACAAAGTGAGTATTAACTCAGCAGCGGTGTTTAATCCTGAATTTGTCCAAGAAGCATCGCAACGCTTTGGCGCACAGTGTATTGTGGTTGCCATTGACGCAAAAAAAACGGGTGAAAATAAATGGGAAATTTTCACTCATGGTGGCCGTAAACCAACAGGCATTGATGCGATTGAGTGGTCAGTAAAAATGGCTAACTTTGGCGCAGGTGAACTGTTGATTACCTCAATGGATGCCGATGGCACCAAAGCAGGATATGACTTAGAGCTGATGCGCCAAATCAATGACCGTGTCACCATTCCAACGATTGCTTCGGGCGGTGTCGGCAACCTACAGCACTTGGCCGATGGTATTTTAAAAGGTGGAGCCGACGCCGTACTGGCTGCTTCAATTTTCCACTTTGGGCAACACACCATTCCTGAAGCGAAGAAATACCTTGCGGAACAAGGCATTGAAATGCGTTTGTAA
- the hisA gene encoding 1-(5-phosphoribosyl)-5-[(5-phosphoribosylamino)methylideneamino]imidazole-4-carboxamide isomerase — translation MLIIPAIDLKDGKCVRLKQGRMEDDTVFSDDPVATAQHWVNEGARRLHLVDLNGAFAGTPIHKPVVEAIARAQPELPIQIGGGIRSLETIEHYLEAGVSFVIIGTKAVQEPEFVEEACKKFAGHIIVGIDAMNGMVATDGWANVTDVKATDLAKRFADAGVSSIVYTDIARDGMMQGVNVEQTVQLAQYSGLPVIASGGVTNLDDVRNLKGQPGILGAITGRAIYEGSLNLREAQLLLDEQSL, via the coding sequence ATGCTGATCATCCCTGCAATTGACCTGAAAGATGGCAAATGTGTTCGTTTAAAACAAGGTCGTATGGAAGACGATACGGTTTTTTCTGATGATCCTGTTGCAACTGCACAGCACTGGGTAAATGAAGGCGCGCGTCGCTTACATTTGGTCGATTTAAATGGTGCTTTCGCGGGTACGCCAATTCATAAACCTGTGGTTGAAGCGATTGCTCGCGCACAACCTGAACTGCCCATTCAAATCGGCGGCGGTATTCGCTCACTAGAAACCATCGAACACTACCTAGAAGCGGGTGTATCTTTTGTCATTATTGGCACCAAAGCAGTTCAAGAACCTGAGTTTGTTGAAGAAGCTTGTAAGAAATTTGCAGGTCATATCATTGTCGGGATTGATGCCATGAATGGCATGGTGGCCACCGATGGTTGGGCCAATGTGACCGATGTGAAGGCAACTGATTTGGCCAAACGTTTTGCCGATGCAGGCGTATCAAGCATTGTCTATACCGACATTGCACGTGACGGCATGATGCAAGGGGTCAATGTTGAACAAACCGTTCAACTGGCACAATACTCTGGCCTACCTGTGATTGCATCAGGTGGTGTGACCAACCTTGATGACGTACGTAACCTCAAAGGTCAACCTGGTATTTTAGGTGCAATTACTGGTCGTGCGATTTACGAAGGCAGTTTAAACCTACGTGAAGCACAATTGCTATTAGATGAACAATCGCTCTAA
- a CDS encoding NAD(P)/FAD-dependent oxidoreductase: MNMNKPTFVDDVEYKASFAVQSGKEWNWLNPQHGLFDHPANYYESSMHVWHEFDALNADIECDVVVIGGGLLGTSAALHLSEQGVDTVLVEKNRVGSAASGRNGGQLTPGLARWEAETMIEHFSFEEAKKLWHFTSTEAMALIDDITEKYDLDLQRKRGHLTAAVHPGHLDALREGMQARQYLDEKNTSMLTQEELREHVQSDNYFGGQLDQLGGHIHPLALTRGLAYGFCQNGGTIYEQTEVQSIQERADGIYVTTAQGVIKARKSVVMAVHHASFKLLEERNQTTIPFYTYVCTTAPLALDLKELLPTDLPVYDTQFQIDYYRGVSKNRLLFGGEGTGSCWSPEQTHDYLLGRIQHVFPQLEQVALDFVWSGTTDLTVNGAADSRKFGSQYPIYAVQGWSGHGVAQTVRIGKAIADDFCGQCDDFNMLTRIQHQNIPFGRALAPLVIPIAKSMYGLGAMINPGKMVSF, translated from the coding sequence ATGAATATGAATAAGCCGACATTTGTAGATGACGTAGAATACAAAGCCAGTTTTGCTGTACAAAGTGGCAAAGAGTGGAATTGGTTAAACCCGCAACATGGTTTGTTTGATCATCCTGCCAATTACTATGAAAGTTCAATGCATGTATGGCATGAGTTTGATGCTTTAAATGCAGATATCGAATGTGATGTCGTAGTGATAGGTGGTGGCTTACTGGGAACCTCGGCAGCACTGCATTTGTCAGAGCAGGGTGTGGATACGGTCTTGGTTGAAAAGAACCGAGTGGGCAGTGCTGCCTCAGGGCGCAATGGTGGGCAACTCACACCGGGGTTGGCCCGTTGGGAAGCTGAAACCATGATTGAGCACTTCAGCTTTGAAGAGGCAAAAAAGTTATGGCACTTTACCTCAACTGAAGCGATGGCTTTGATTGATGACATTACTGAAAAATATGATTTAGATTTACAACGTAAACGTGGACATCTAACGGCCGCAGTACACCCAGGGCATTTAGATGCCTTGCGTGAAGGCATGCAAGCACGCCAGTACTTAGATGAAAAAAATACCTCAATGCTGACCCAAGAGGAATTACGAGAGCATGTGCAATCGGATAACTATTTTGGAGGTCAATTGGATCAGCTCGGGGGGCATATTCATCCTTTAGCGCTGACGCGTGGTTTAGCGTACGGCTTTTGTCAAAACGGCGGCACGATTTATGAACAGACGGAAGTACAGTCAATCCAAGAACGTGCCGATGGTATTTATGTGACCACAGCCCAAGGAGTGATTAAAGCACGTAAAAGCGTGGTGATGGCTGTACACCATGCCTCATTTAAACTATTAGAAGAACGCAATCAAACCACCATTCCTTTTTATACTTACGTGTGTACCACAGCACCTTTAGCATTAGATTTGAAAGAGCTATTGCCGACGGATCTGCCTGTATACGATACGCAATTTCAAATTGACTACTACCGTGGAGTTTCAAAAAACCGATTGTTATTTGGGGGCGAAGGCACTGGCTCGTGTTGGAGTCCTGAACAAACCCATGACTATTTGCTGGGACGTATTCAGCATGTATTTCCTCAGCTAGAGCAGGTGGCACTTGACTTTGTGTGGAGTGGAACGACAGATTTAACCGTGAATGGTGCGGCAGACAGTCGGAAATTTGGTAGCCAATATCCAATCTATGCTGTTCAGGGGTGGAGTGGACATGGTGTTGCGCAAACGGTGCGTATTGGTAAAGCCATTGCCGATGATTTCTGTGGTCAATGTGATGATTTTAATATGTTGACCCGTATTCAACATCAGAACATTCCTTTTGGTCGTGCACTGGCGCCGTTAGTGATTCCAATTGCCAAAAGTATGTATGGTTTAGGAGCAATGATTAATCCGGGTAAGATGGTATCGTTCTAA
- a CDS encoding IS5 family transposase has translation MKKPTHKIYRTTNWPAYNRALINRGNIAIWFDPKTQWYAEPQGKQGRSQTYSDIAIQCCLMIKSLFRLTLRMVTGFVQSLIKLCGLDWTAPDYSTLCRRQKHIDIAISYQKNSDGLHLLVDSTGLKFLGEGEWKRKKHQSEYRRQWCKLHIGIDARTLQIRAVQLTTNNVSDSQVLGDLLNQIPLDEQIDSVYTDGAYDTKQCRQVIADRQAHAVIPPRKNAKPWKDKKVHSLERNELLRTVKRLGRTLWKKWSGYHQRSLVETKMHCIKLLGDKLSARNFQSQVNEVHARIAILNRFTELGRPHTQVVT, from the coding sequence ATGAAGAAGCCTACACACAAAATCTACCGCACAACCAATTGGCCCGCATATAACCGAGCTCTCATTAATCGTGGGAATATTGCCATTTGGTTCGATCCAAAAACACAATGGTATGCAGAACCTCAAGGCAAACAAGGTCGAAGTCAAACCTACTCCGACATAGCGATTCAATGCTGTTTGATGATCAAATCTCTATTTAGACTTACTTTACGCATGGTCACTGGCTTTGTTCAAAGCTTAATTAAACTTTGTGGATTAGATTGGACAGCACCAGATTACAGTACGCTTTGTAGAAGACAAAAGCATATTGATATTGCAATTAGTTATCAGAAAAACAGTGATGGGCTTCATCTACTCGTAGACTCTACTGGCTTAAAGTTTTTGGGCGAAGGTGAATGGAAACGTAAAAAGCATCAGTCTGAATATCGTCGCCAATGGTGTAAACTTCATATTGGTATAGATGCTAGAACCCTGCAAATACGAGCCGTTCAGCTCACGACCAACAATGTAAGTGATTCACAGGTGCTTGGGGATTTACTCAATCAGATTCCATTGGATGAGCAGATTGACTCCGTATATACCGATGGCGCTTATGACACCAAGCAATGCCGACAGGTCATTGCAGATCGGCAAGCACATGCAGTGATTCCACCTAGAAAAAATGCCAAGCCTTGGAAAGATAAAAAAGTTCATTCGCTAGAGCGAAATGAATTACTTCGCACTGTTAAACGTTTAGGCAGGACACTATGGAAAAAATGGTCGGGCTACCATCAGCGAAGTCTGGTTGAAACCAAGATGCACTGCATCAAATTATTAGGCGATAAACTCAGTGCTAGGAACTTTCAAAGCCAAGTCAACGAGGTACATGCTCGTATAGCCATTTTAAATAGATTTACAGAATTAGGCCGACCTCATACCCAAGTTGTCACTTAA
- a CDS encoding 3'-5' exonuclease — MNNSLPSLPIPNKEHIRILPRFQNLPMQAIHVIQNVEQCEAIRTELEQIAIFGFDSESKPTFQVGEVSTGPHLIQLASVERAYLFQMSPPIWSFLAPFLANPVQLKVGFGLKNDAHLFRKKGFELNGIVELSKCFASFGLSNPVGIKNAIALLFQLNFPKSKKVSTSNWARKVLTPEQIDYAAADAYAALLVFEELRHLEQLPKEILQKLENIIKPPRHEKL; from the coding sequence ATGAATAATTCCCTACCCAGTCTCCCTATCCCCAACAAAGAACACATTCGAATTTTGCCTCGTTTTCAAAATTTGCCAATGCAAGCGATTCATGTCATTCAGAACGTAGAACAGTGTGAAGCCATTCGCACTGAACTGGAACAGATTGCCATCTTCGGTTTTGATAGCGAGTCCAAACCGACCTTTCAAGTGGGAGAAGTCTCTACTGGGCCACATCTCATTCAACTGGCCAGCGTCGAGCGTGCTTATTTGTTTCAAATGAGCCCACCCATTTGGAGTTTTCTTGCGCCATTTTTGGCGAATCCCGTCCAACTCAAAGTGGGTTTTGGTTTAAAAAATGATGCCCATCTGTTCCGCAAAAAAGGCTTTGAGCTAAATGGTATCGTTGAGCTGTCAAAATGCTTTGCCAGCTTTGGGTTGAGCAACCCTGTTGGCATTAAAAATGCCATCGCCCTGCTGTTTCAACTCAACTTCCCGAAAAGCAAAAAGGTCAGCACCTCAAATTGGGCAAGGAAAGTCCTTACGCCTGAACAAATTGACTATGCTGCTGCCGATGCCTATGCCGCATTGTTGGTTTTTGAAGAATTGCGGCATTTAGAACAACTACCGAAAGAGATTTTGCAAAAACTGGAAAATATCATAAAACCTCCTCGTCATGAAAAGCTGTAA
- a CDS encoding DMT family transporter: MLNAQLGSKAPVIALILITFIWGGTFLAVKYALNFSSPMFFVGCRFACAATIIGLFSYQHLKHITQQDLWAGALIGCMVTIGYGTQTVGLQTVSSSESAFLTALYVPLVPVLLWLIFRKVPHFMIWIGALCAFIGLVLLTGNSLNSISLNFGQTLTLLGAIAIAMEIILIGYFAPKVDIGRVTVIQLAVASVLAFACMPLAGEQQLPAFSWPLLGIAFGLGLASAVIQYVMNWAQRSVNPSQAAIIYAGEPVWAALFGRLAGERLAPLALLGGLLVVFGIMISEWKPKLLKSKKEAEQR; encoded by the coding sequence ATGTTGAATGCTCAGCTCGGTTCTAAAGCGCCTGTGATTGCGCTGATTCTCATTACTTTTATTTGGGGCGGCACCTTCTTGGCCGTGAAATATGCCTTAAATTTCAGTTCACCTATGTTCTTTGTCGGTTGTCGCTTCGCCTGTGCCGCGACCATTATTGGCTTATTTTCCTATCAGCATTTAAAACACATCACCCAACAGGATCTGTGGGCGGGTGCACTCATTGGCTGTATGGTCACGATTGGCTATGGCACACAAACGGTCGGACTACAAACCGTCAGTAGCAGTGAATCTGCCTTTTTAACGGCTCTGTATGTCCCCCTAGTCCCCGTACTATTGTGGTTGATCTTTCGTAAAGTGCCCCATTTTATGATTTGGATTGGTGCACTCTGTGCGTTTATAGGCTTAGTCCTGCTCACAGGCAATAGCCTGAACTCAATCTCATTGAATTTTGGCCAGACCTTAACCCTGCTCGGTGCAATTGCTATAGCAATGGAAATTATTCTGATTGGTTATTTTGCCCCAAAAGTTGATATTGGTCGGGTGACGGTCATTCAACTGGCGGTTGCCTCCGTGCTCGCCTTTGCATGTATGCCACTGGCTGGTGAGCAACAACTACCTGCTTTTTCATGGCCATTATTAGGCATTGCTTTTGGATTAGGGCTTGCCAGTGCTGTGATTCAATATGTCATGAATTGGGCACAGCGCTCAGTCAACCCATCACAAGCAGCGATTATTTACGCAGGAGAGCCAGTGTGGGCAGCACTATTTGGGCGCCTTGCAGGAGAACGTTTAGCACCACTGGCTTTGTTGGGCGGTCTCTTGGTGGTGTTTGGCATTATGATAAGTGAATGGAAACCCAAACTGTTGAAATCAAAAAAAGAAGCTGAACAGCGCTAA
- a CDS encoding APC family permease, translating to MSLWQVVIIGVAYMTPMVVFDTFGIVSGITDGRVPLAYILALFAMLLTAFSYARFSRVSGDSGSAYNYTAQSCGAKAGFFVGWCSLLDYILLPLVNALLAGIYLEAVIPSVPYWVWVVLFTGLVTLINCFRINILANLSLVFVLLPLLLMVLFIYLVIQGVGSAQGYDHVLTLAPLFNGDSSILPLIAGASILCFSFLGFDAVTTMSHETKDPQKNIPRAVLLTTLAGGAIFITASWFIQLYFPTNVRFNNPDEALPEIVLYVGGALFQAVFLCAQIMNTFASGLATHASASRLIHIMAKDGIFPKATFGQLHARLGTPLYAVLSIGLISLSAIFLDLATVVSMISFGALIAFTAVNFSVFVKFYLLEKQTQGFKNKCLNLILPLLSVLVMLCLWVNLERNALIFGCSWLAIGIGLFIYKKLKKQNIVIGNAY from the coding sequence ATGTCACTATGGCAAGTGGTCATTATTGGTGTGGCCTACATGACCCCGATGGTGGTGTTCGATACTTTTGGTATCGTGTCTGGGATCACCGATGGTCGTGTGCCATTGGCGTATATTCTGGCGTTGTTTGCAATGTTACTGACTGCATTTAGTTATGCACGTTTTAGTCGGGTCAGCGGTGACTCAGGCTCTGCTTATAACTACACCGCACAGTCCTGTGGAGCTAAAGCGGGCTTTTTTGTTGGGTGGTGTTCACTGCTCGATTATATTTTGTTGCCCTTGGTGAATGCTTTACTGGCGGGTATTTATTTGGAAGCTGTCATTCCGAGCGTGCCCTATTGGGTCTGGGTGGTTTTATTTACGGGTTTAGTCACCCTAATCAACTGCTTCCGAATCAATATTTTAGCGAACTTGAGTTTGGTGTTTGTGCTGTTGCCCTTACTGTTGATGGTTCTGTTTATTTATTTGGTCATTCAAGGGGTGGGGTCAGCGCAAGGCTATGATCATGTACTGACTTTAGCGCCATTGTTTAATGGGGACAGCTCTATTTTACCTTTGATTGCGGGTGCCTCCATTTTATGTTTTTCATTTTTGGGTTTTGATGCAGTTACGACCATGTCGCATGAGACCAAAGATCCGCAAAAGAACATTCCGCGTGCGGTTTTACTTACTACATTGGCAGGGGGCGCCATCTTTATCACAGCATCATGGTTTATTCAGTTGTACTTCCCAACGAATGTGCGTTTTAACAACCCTGACGAAGCTTTACCTGAAATTGTCCTCTATGTGGGGGGAGCACTTTTCCAAGCCGTATTTCTGTGTGCTCAAATCATGAATACCTTTGCTTCAGGTTTAGCGACTCATGCGAGTGCTTCACGCCTAATTCATATTATGGCGAAAGATGGCATTTTCCCCAAAGCAACCTTTGGACAATTACATGCAAGACTGGGTACCCCCTTGTACGCGGTATTGAGCATTGGCTTGATCTCATTGTCTGCCATTTTCTTAGATCTTGCGACCGTGGTCAGCATGATTAGCTTCGGTGCATTGATTGCCTTTACGGCGGTGAACTTCTCGGTTTTTGTAAAGTTTTATCTGTTGGAAAAACAAACTCAAGGCTTCAAAAACAAATGTCTCAATTTGATCCTGCCTCTGTTATCCGTATTGGTGATGCTTTGCCTGTGGGTCAACTTAGAACGAAATGCCCTGATTTTTGGGTGCTCTTGGCTAGCAATTGGTATTGGGCTATTTATTTATAAGAAATTGAAAAAGCAAAACATTGTAATTGGAAATGCATATTAA
- the hisH gene encoding imidazole glycerol phosphate synthase subunit HisH, which yields MTRIALLDYGMGNLHSAAKALEHVGATVDVTNDPKLIAQADKIVFPGVGAMRDCMQGMHEAGIDEVVRHAAFNKPVLAICVGMQALMQRSEENGGVDALGIFEGSVRLFPDVDGLKVPHMGWNQVHQADPSHPMWKDIEQDARFYFVHSFYVEPKNSDIVAATCDYGLEFCTAIHQENLFATQFHPEKSHTAGLQLLKNFVEWKI from the coding sequence ATGACCCGTATTGCCCTTCTTGACTATGGTATGGGTAACCTACACTCAGCAGCAAAAGCGCTTGAACATGTCGGTGCAACAGTCGATGTGACCAATGACCCTAAACTGATTGCTCAGGCCGATAAAATTGTCTTCCCTGGCGTAGGCGCCATGCGTGACTGTATGCAAGGCATGCATGAAGCAGGGATTGATGAAGTCGTTCGTCATGCGGCATTTAATAAACCTGTCTTGGCGATCTGTGTCGGCATGCAAGCGCTGATGCAACGCTCTGAAGAAAACGGCGGTGTCGATGCTCTCGGTATTTTTGAAGGATCGGTAAGACTTTTTCCAGATGTAGACGGCTTAAAAGTACCACACATGGGCTGGAACCAAGTTCATCAAGCTGACCCAAGCCACCCAATGTGGAAAGACATTGAACAAGATGCACGTTTTTACTTTGTTCACAGCTTCTATGTTGAACCGAAGAATAGCGACATTGTGGCTGCAACTTGTGACTATGGTTTAGAGTTCTGTACCGCGATTCATCAAGAAAATTTATTTGCAACACAGTTCCACCCTGAAAAAAGTCATACCGCAGGTTTGCAACTGCTAAAAAACTTTGTGGAATGGAAAATTTAA